A window of Hyalangium ruber contains these coding sequences:
- a CDS encoding TetR family transcriptional regulator, with protein sequence MPDPTEPKRETRQRDAERTRAAILTAARTLFSTRGFAQTGVREVAELAGVNSALVGRYFGSKMGLFRATLEVIDITPLLHGDRRRFGVDVVGIFFDSPDAPGPLAMMILSAADPEAHAASVEFLQKKVITPLARWLGPPDGEGRAARLNMLWTGFLTGWKLLPIQSLSGARLASTRRWLETTTQTIVDEGKT encoded by the coding sequence ATGCCTGATCCGACCGAACCCAAGCGAGAGACGCGCCAGCGCGATGCCGAGCGCACGCGCGCCGCGATCCTCACCGCCGCGCGAACGCTGTTCTCCACCCGGGGCTTCGCCCAGACCGGCGTGCGCGAGGTGGCGGAGCTCGCCGGGGTGAACTCCGCGCTCGTCGGCCGCTACTTCGGCTCGAAGATGGGGCTGTTCCGGGCGACCTTGGAGGTGATCGACATCACCCCGTTGCTCCATGGAGACCGGCGCCGCTTCGGCGTGGACGTCGTGGGAATCTTCTTCGACTCGCCGGACGCACCGGGCCCGCTGGCGATGATGATCCTCTCGGCGGCAGACCCCGAGGCGCACGCGGCGAGCGTCGAGTTCCTCCAGAAGAAGGTCATCACCCCGTTGGCCAGGTGGCTGGGACCTCCGGATGGCGAGGGCCGTGCGGCGCGGCTCAACATGCTGTGGACCGGCTTCCTCACCGGTTGGAAGCTGCTGCCCATCCAATCGCTCTCCGGGGCGCGACTGGCCTCCACCCGCCGCTGGCTGGAGACCACGACCCAGACCATCGTCGACGAAGGCAAGACCTGA
- a CDS encoding DUF1842 domain-containing protein, translated as MSGGDVGQPDHLRADPFAVHAVNPPLDVRSNLNGTFTYMTVMPKQTNILVVATGTPAIQWPSGGGVGPVLVPNVHLRMVLDSEWKSGTAYYGHGSP; from the coding sequence GTGTCAGGCGGGGACGTAGGTCAGCCGGATCACCTGCGCGCCGATCCGTTCGCTGTCCACGCGGTGAACCCGCCGCTGGACGTGCGGTCGAACCTGAACGGCACGTTCACGTACATGACGGTGATGCCGAAGCAGACGAACATCCTCGTCGTCGCCACCGGCACGCCGGCGATCCAGTGGCCTTCGGGAGGGGGCGTTGGGCCCGTGCTGGTCCCCAACGTCCACCTACGCATGGTGCTCGACTCCGAGTGGAAGAGTGGCACCGCCTATTACGGGCACGGGAGCCCGTGA
- a CDS encoding SRPBCC family protein: MKNRTTVERKSEREIVVTRTFNAPARIVFEAWTKPELFKKWWVPKSMGMTLVSCEMDVRTGGKYRLVFGQGMAFFGSYTEVTPHSRLVWTNEEGGDNGSVTTVTFEEKGGKTLLVLSELYPSKEALDAAGTGAQDALVETFQQLDELLVTLGASAGQA; encoded by the coding sequence ATGAAGAACCGCACGACTGTGGAACGGAAGTCCGAGCGTGAGATCGTCGTCACGCGAACTTTCAATGCTCCGGCACGCATCGTGTTCGAGGCGTGGACAAAGCCCGAGCTGTTCAAGAAGTGGTGGGTGCCGAAGTCGATGGGAATGACCCTGGTTTCCTGCGAGATGGATGTTCGTACCGGGGGTAAGTACCGTCTGGTGTTCGGCCAAGGGATGGCGTTCTTCGGGAGTTACACCGAAGTGACACCGCACTCGCGCCTCGTCTGGACCAATGAGGAAGGGGGTGACAATGGGTCCGTCACCACGGTGACCTTCGAGGAAAAAGGGGGCAAGACGCTGCTGGTCCTGAGCGAGCTCTACCCCTCGAAGGAAGCGCTCGACGCTGCCGGCACCGGGGCGCAGGATGCGCTGGTCGAGACGTTCCAGCAACTGGACGAGCTTCTCGTCACCCTGGGCGCGAGCGCAGGACAGGCATGA
- a CDS encoding ArsR/SmtB family transcription factor, whose protein sequence is MVQYANAGLDASFAALSDATRRGVLEQLGRAEASITDLAEKFNMTLTGMKKHVGVLERAGLVSTEKVGRVRTCKIGPRRLEEEMAWLERYRQLWDARFDELDKVVEELKRKEQVDGRKKRE, encoded by the coding sequence ATGGTTCAGTATGCAAATGCCGGCCTCGATGCTTCGTTCGCCGCGCTCTCCGACGCCACCCGACGCGGTGTTCTGGAGCAGCTCGGGCGTGCGGAGGCCTCGATCACGGACCTCGCCGAGAAGTTCAACATGACCCTCACGGGCATGAAGAAGCACGTCGGTGTCCTGGAGCGGGCCGGGCTCGTGAGCACGGAGAAGGTCGGGCGCGTGCGGACCTGCAAGATCGGCCCGCGCCGACTGGAGGAAGAGATGGCATGGCTCGAGAGGTACCGCCAGCTCTGGGACGCACGCTTCGACGAGTTGGACAAGGTTGTCGAGGAATTGAAACGGAAGGAGCAGGTCGATGGACGCAAGAAGAGAGAGTGA